The segment AGCCAATATAAAACTTGTATTTTCCTCCTTTTGGCTCTCATTCCTTGTTGTTGCAGCAAGAGCAGAAAAATCAAAGGTAACATATTACATTTTTGTGGTActtgattttgaaaaaaaaaaatctactGCTATACTCGATTTAACACCTAATTAACCTgaagaaaaaaagagaaaaaaaacagTATTTGGTTGTACCGCTTGGTTTCATcgaaaaacaatatttttttgtaTGATTTGTTAAAAATGATATGAACGTTGTGAAATTTTGTTAAAAATGATATGAACATTATgaaattttgttttttgaaacGTAAGGGTAAAACGGTAATTTAGTCTCGTTCAAAAAAGAAGGTGTCTTGTGTATTATGCTTGTACCCTCTGGTTATCTATATTCAAACTGTGAATCATCCTTGACCTTTCTTTCTTTTTGTGAAAACTAGTATAGGTGGCTTTCCTCAAGATCAGGTTGCTCTACAAAGTCACCATTTGAAGAAAAATTTCTCTCACAACAACCTCAAGCTTCAACTGGATGGGCAAATTTTCTATGTGTATGTTCTGTTTTCTCATATGGATTTATTCAGCTCCACTGGTCTGAATGGCCACTAAATCAAAGTGGCACATCTGAATGATATTGCACAAGCAAAGGCCTCTTGGGAGTTGGGCATAGTGGGATTTTGACAGCTCATGCAATCATGACAGATTCAGGAGCTTTACATGTGGCAGGAGTCCCAATTGTGAACCCATCTACTGTTGTTGTTCGGGAGGTGAACCTAATTGTGAACCCATCAATACAATGTTGCTTTATTTTAATGTGGAATTGAATATGGTTTATCTGAAGTTAAATTAAAATTGTTGGAATCCTGGTAAAAGGCATATTGGTTCTAATGTTGATTTTATGGACATTAAGTGGTTGTGCCAGATTACAGGTGCATAAAGATGCAACAACAGAAAATAGTAGGTGAACGCTTAATGACTTTGACATTGGGAGGCCACTGGGGAGAGGAAATTTTGGTCATATCTACATAGCTAAGGAGAAGATCTGGAGTTATCTGGTGGAAGTGAAAGAAGTGAAAGATATTAATGACTTTGTATTGAGGTTTGACCAATTTCAGTCTGCATGTTGGGCATTGACCAAGTCATGGCTTAATGTTCAAGTTGATTTGGAGTTATCTGGTGAAAGTGAAAGAAGTGAAGATATTAATTATGAATCACTTCTTGGACCTGAAAATTGGCCACTTCAAGTATTAAACCAACAACAACGTGACCTTTCTGcccttcttcaaaagcttcaTTCAAGGTAAAAGTATAAATCTGGGATTTATATTTTTAGTTCAACAAAGATTTTTggtacttaattttttttatggtttAGTAAGTCTGTACATAAAGTTGTAACTCGAGGGTGTAAGGAGCAACATCGCCAGATTGAGGTTATCACTTTTTTCTTTtcgtttttacatttttttatttgAATAGAAATAAGTCAAATAAcatgatttttttattaattttgtaaacatatgagtttaatgttaGGGGGTATTCCTCGTTTACTTGACCTTATATGGTCATGGATATCTCCATCAGGAGGCGATGAAGATATTTTCAGGTAAACAAATCATCACtctttcatttcattttttttaagttttttcatttttagattttcttgaaattgttttttctttttggaAGGCCACATGGCGACCCACAGATGATCCGTTTTGGGACACATTTAGTTCTTGTGCTTCGTCATATACTTGCTGATGAAATGAAAGATGCTTTCAAGGAGAAGACAATGACTCTTGCTGATCTTATTCTTCGTCATTTACTTTATTTCTTTTAACTTGTTTGAACTTAATAGGGGAAAATATGTAATTTTCAGGTATGCTATGTTTCTTTTTTCAAAACAACATGAAGAGTTGGTAGGAATCTATGCATCTCAGCTTGCACGCCATCGTTTCATTAACCTTTTTTGTCCATATGATGGAGTTATGCTTGAATGGCAGGtgaatagatatatatatatatatatatatatatatatatatatatatatatatatattaacaaaatatttacatttgtaaacatttttaatttttttttaaagtttggcAGTGTTCATGTCCGATACAAAATCTTTATTTTTGTTGTAGAGTACCTCCCGTTTCCCCTGGAGATGATTCAAATGGTAGTTTTGAAAAAGGAAAGAGTATGCAAGGAGGATCCAGTGTCATTAGAGATTGGTACTGCTATTAGAACAATGTTACCGCAACATGGTGGAGCTAAAGATCCTGCACAGTTACTTAATGATCTTGCTGGTGATGGGATTACAAGGAGCTACCAAAATCATGGACATGGAGGAGGTATAGTTCCAAAACTGTTGTAACATGTAACGAATTGAACTTGAGAAGATGAAAAAAATCACGATTTTGCCCTCCTGTGCTGTTTTGCCAGAGAAGGAAATTAAGCAGTCTGGTGTGAACAATGAGCAATTCTATGTTGTTGATCATATTTGTGTTTTCTGAAATAGAGCAGCCATATTATTGCATTAATGGTGTTGTTCAAATCCAACTCAAACAGTCCTAGGTGGAGCACCAACTTTGCGGTGAAGTTGAAATACAAAGTCACCTTAGGCATCCTAATATCCTTCGACTATATGGTTATTTTTATGATAAGGTACACAATCTTTCTATCATATTCTTGTTCAAAAGATCTATCAAAAATTTATAGATCATATACAACAACTCCCAAAGAAGAGAGTCTACCTAAGCAAAAATTTATAGATCATACCAACCTATATGGAACACCTCTTATCAGAAGCCCTTGTTTCATTACTCAAAGTTTGTCAATCTCTGTTAGTGCCATTTATTTTGTGATTCTTGTTTCAACAGGTGTGTAATGGCACAAACAATCAAACTAATTTGGTCAGTTTCACAAGGTCACTAATTAACATGCATGCATCCAATTTGTTTTGTTAGGACAAGTAATAAATATAATGTTCTTGCAGTGGGAATACTATTGCTACTAAGCTACATGGTGAAGTTGGGTGGCCAGGTCAGCACTTGATGTTTTATTCTAGAAAAAGAAATGTTTATGCGTatgtacatacatacatacataaatacatacaatAAAAATGTCAAAACAAAGCTAGAAGCTTATTCATTAAATTTACATATGCAGATAAATCTGTTACTTGATCATCAAAGTTTTTTCAAACATCAAAACCGTGTAGATTCAAAACACCTTCCAAATCCCACCTCTTTCAtttgtatatttgtttttttttttgaagcatCTTCTTACTATGGTTAACCAAAATATACTAAAGGAGAAAACATCTAGTGGTATGCTGGGTGTAAACAACGAACGGTGCACACTTCTTCACCTTCTTGGCTGTTGTCTTCTTTCACAAGCACATCTTCAATCATCATGGGGTTCTACTGAAAAGAAAGTTAATGAAGCCGTTTCTTGCTTTTTTTTTAGGTATGTGTTATGTGACATATCGTCCACTAATCTATCATTTATCATTCAGTATCTTTTAGTTTGATGGGTATAGatatagaagggtaaaatggtcatttacttgtATTCAAACAGTTCATTCATTTAGTCAAAAAAGGGACAGATATATAGGTGTGTTTCTTATTGACCTAACACATACAAAGGGATAGAATGGTCATTTACTTGCATTCAGATAGATCATTAGGGGGTGATGCTTTTTGACATAGTACATACAAAGGGGTAAGATAGTCATTTGATGTACGCACATTCAGACAGTTCATTTAGCCTAAGAAAGGGACATAggggtgtttcttttttacttcatATGTACAGAAGGGTAATAGGGTCATTTACTCACATTCACATAGTTCATCCAGTCAACAAAATAGACAAATACGTAGTGGtgttttctttttgacttaatgcacTTATTAATATGgccattattattatttattgttatatgttaatgttattttttttattaatatataggTTAATTTGTTCGAAATCTAACACTGCTGGAAGAAGATCGTGGATACTTTCATTTGGACTTGGTTATACAAAtatgttatatagttagggaaaacctcttaataacaatgtacaattagGTCCCCTTAATACCAATGTATtacaatgtattgtatttttgtatgacattaacttttgtgcaatgtattatattttttgtatatggtattttattttctattatgagatatgaaatgcaaatttaatttgaaaattagtaaatctataaattctattttttttaaacatttaaaattatgatacgcaaaaatgtgtgtcatcttcatttatgacatggcctttcatgacatgggctttcttgatatgcattgcgtgtcattaacacgcgcgtcgtaaggttacgacaggCGAATGCGTGCCATCTTCCTTtgtgacagggtcttccttgatgcgcaatgcgtgtcgtaaacgcgcatcctaattgcgcgtcgtaaaaagcgtgtcgtctctctttatgacatggccttccatGACGCGCATTGGTGCCTCGTCTGAGCCTATTACGACGCGCAATAagcatcgtaaaaggct is part of the Lactuca sativa cultivar Salinas chromosome 7, Lsat_Salinas_v11, whole genome shotgun sequence genome and harbors:
- the LOC111879527 gene encoding uncharacterized protein LOC111879527 isoform X2; amino-acid sequence: MVKLGGQEKTSSGMLGVNNERCTLLHLLGCCLLSQAHLQSSWGSTEKKVNEAVSCFFFRLICSKSNTAGRRSWILSFGLGYTNMLYS
- the LOC111879527 gene encoding nuclear pore complex protein NUP160 isoform X1 gives rise to the protein MVKLGGQHLLTMVNQNILKEKTSSGMLGVNNERCTLLHLLGCCLLSQAHLQSSWGSTEKKVNEAVSCFFFRLICSKSNTAGRRSWILSFGLGYTNMLYS